ggccacgcaatcgtaggtgaagagcgtgtagaggagtggactcagcacacacccctgtggggtcccagtgctcacaattcttgagccggatgtgcgattgtggactgtgactgactggggcctgcctgttagaaagttaaacacccagttacagagggggggtgacaggcctagtgtgaagagcttatttgtgagtttgtgggggctgactgtattaaaaacagagctatagtctataaatagcattctgacatactgtatgtgtcctggccctgtaggtgagaaagggctgtgtggatggcagtgttgactgcatcatccgtggaccggttctggcgatatgcaaactgtagagggtccacagttgccgggatgctctttttgatgtgggtcatgactattctttcaaagcacttcataacaataggagtgagtgctatagggcgataatcattcaagcaggtcacgttgctcttcttgggtacgggcactatggtggtggactttaagcaggtcggtacagatgcttgtgcaagcgacaggttaaatacgtcagcaagcacatcggctagctctgatgagcaaacccgaagtgcacgtcctgagatgttgtctgggcctgctgcttttcgtgggtttgttttgtttagaaccctgcgcacatcagctgatgtcaccatgagaggtgagtcctgtgtgctccccaagtccagccaccctctctgctcatcaggagtttgggtgtcaaagcgggcatagaactcgttcagctcatctggaactgtggtttggctggacgtggctacgctacttcGCTgacgatagtctgtgatgtgctggagccccgcccacatgcgccgagggtctgaggtggaatagtagccctccagcttctgtctgtactgtcttttggcctctcgtatggacctcctcaggtcatatctggcctttttgtagtcttcagcggtgcccatgacaaatgcagtcgaacgagcacgtagcttagcccttacatcacagttcatccactgtttttggttagggtattttctgtaatacttggtggtggtaacagtctctatgcatgtgctaatgtagccagtaacagcagaagcatattcatccaaatcaacagtacaatcttccctccccgctgcagttttaaacacatcccagtttgtgcagccaaagcagtcctgaagtacttgatcagtttcttcattccacactttaactgctgtactgacagggggagcttgtttgagaagttgtctgtatgttggataaaggaatatggagatgtggtcggcctttccaaagtggggtcttggaacagccttcaaagcacctttaatgttgctgtagacttggtccaggatgctattttcccttgtggtaaagctcacatgctggtaatatttggggagaacagtcctgaggttacagtggatGAAattgccagatataatgaatacagcgtctgggtgtttggtctcgtgtttatcaatgacgtcatgcaggaggcctagtgcgttagcggtgttatgTGGACAATTAACTGGTAGTATTTATGGATGCAACATTCATTTCATTAATggtattaatacatttgatagactacCCTAAACCATCTTCTCATGAATTCAACTAATTGtccagagaaacaaattagctttAAGCTATATTGTGTGTTATAAATCCACAACATTTTTACGACACGTACCTTTCTTTGTTTtgggggaacttgaaaaatgacaaatggtcCGTTCGATCGTTTATTAGAtcaattaatggctgagcagtgtgccgaggacatgtttaccACGCAATggttctggattctgctcaccatcatggcggccaaaccagCGTAGGGCATACTACGAAAGTGGATGACGAGTTGAAATGTCTGGGCatactacggaagtggatgACGAGGTAAAAGAATTTACAAGTCTAGTGTCTTTGGATACGGCCACGTTTAGGACCTTCCCCGGCACTCAGTTTACCCTAGCTCTGCATTCAGAGAACACATAGATGTGGGCAGGTTTGTAGCATGGACATTTGCATATGCGTGAAAGATTTATTTAGAGATTTAAGatttaatgtttacattttacgGATCCCCGGagaggacatggagaaaaaaaatatgatgggttaaaaaaaaagaacaaacttgTAATCTTGTATTGCCTTTCAGAACAGCCAATACCTTcttgtcttactgaggagttgtcaACATTGAAGCCAACCGCATAATACAGAAGAAAAGgtagacatttgtagacggtccctgcgctccGGTCTCGCTGCCGGTTTATCCTCGAGATCAATATAAATCAGACTGCACAGAACacggctcgttttgataaaaactgggttttagctgtttgtctgtgttgccacggttggAAAGAGTATGGTTTGCAGTGTTATAACCATTCACTCGGGAATTATTGATCCCCGAAGTttgaatatgtaaatatgtttctagctttaccacagtctcttttgctttccctcgcaaaactgtacccattatattttttcatgttccctccggggctccgtatattttagaatatgctgcagggcaataaaaaacagccaagcATCATTGGACACCTCTGGTGCACAACaatgattcccaaccactgtgctgcAGCACATCAGTTACGCCACGAGAAGTCATCAGGAAAATATCCAATTTCACTtgactgaaaaaatacaaataatgccATTTATACAGTACTGAGCATTTTTGTCTGTTGGTGTGCCGTgggatttttaaaatgtaaattatgcGTTTTGCCTAGATAaaagttgagaaacactgaGAGCATACTTTTGTAGCGCTGCACAAGTCACAGTGCGCTATCTGGCGGACATTTAATGGAGTCGATGGTGTACATGAACTGCTCTGAAGATCAACTTTGACCTTTTGCTTTCATGTCTACTACCTTGTGTATTTATATTAGTTGATGAGCTTTTCGAAAACAATAAATTTACAAAAGTggtatttttttccatcatcTCATGCTGATCTAGCGGGTCTATTTCTATGCCTGACTCGCTCAACTTCTCGGGCACGCGCACCGTGCTCGTTCTTTTCCATCCGCGTGCTCAAGCAATAGCTTGTGTGTCCAAACCGAAGGATTCCAACCTGGAAGGAGAAATGCCATCAAAAGTCATGGTAGAATCTGACAAAGCCATGGAAGAAGAGGTGGACGCCGCCGTCGATGTTAAGGTCTCAAAGGTGATCAGATTGATCCTCGGGCTGACTTTTAAAACCGTCCTGTTTCAGCTGCTTCCATGTTTGATAATATGTGGCATGCTAGTATGTCAAACATTGGATTTAGCGGCTTTCGACAGGGTGACATGCTTTTCCAGATTCATAGTATGTACGGCTATGTATCTATTATGTACACTGCGTTTAAGAACAGTATTAAGACAATGATTTTGTTGCTCCGTCGAGTTGGAGTTGTACATTAGCAGCATAGCCTAGCAAGAACGCCACACGGCAAGGCCATGTGCTTGGAGAGCAGATCTACAAACTCTGTGGACACCGGAAGTGGAGGAAGAGAAAAGGCTAGAGTTAACGCTCAAACACTAGAGATCCTAGGTTTTTGTCGCTGTGTTGTGGCGTCATCTCTGGGCGACTCGCAAAGGCACAAAACAACGCGTTTACGTTGTGAGACAGTAGCACGCTGGGTTCTATGCAGTACTGGCCTTTTATGTCCACCTgccttatttttttccaaatctttTAGTTTTCAACTTCAGTTCGTTTAATAATGTGTATAAAAATTACCCTGTCTACCTCAAAACTATTATGGCCAATTTTGACCTATTGAAATCCATGATCTGTATGTTTAAAATAATTTCATGTTTaaatacaatattaaaaaattcTATTTAAAATGGCTTTCATTGTAAACTCAGCACTTGGTAACTGTATTTTTTCTTCCTGATCATAATTTATTCATGCTTGGCCAAGGGATATGAAAAAGTAATATTCTGGCTAATTCTAGTAATATCTAGAAATTCACCCCTAGTCGAGAAACTCAACTGACATATCACCAAATGACTTACTGTATACAATAATATTGAAATGATTGTATTACTTTGAtgttacacaatttttttatacataaaaaaaaatcagcttggATTCAAAGTATAACCAAAAGCAAATCAATACTGTAAATTTAATTCAAGTATTAGTTAACTACTTCTGAGGAAGTAGtaaaatgtttatatactgtatctgtatgtATTGATGAGTTGCTTTTCTCAAGGGCAAttcagcaaaacaaatatgacatttaaCCTGCAGAAAATAAAGCAAATATTTTCAACTGATATCTTCGGGTcaatgcaacatttgcaacacaatatcaTGCAAACGAGGGTGCACTACTAACATGATTAATCGAGGGTTTCAGgttgctagctgatgtggaattTCGGGAGCTACGGCTAGACAAGTTTAATAATTCGCACAGTCCGTCTctcttagcaacagtcaagggagtTTCTCAAGTCACataacacacttccggcctttaaaataagagcactttggGCTTTatcctgggttttttttgttaataagcGTGTCATAAAACAGATTACACCAACACCGagacagcaaacaaagtatactacttttcaaccTAAACATCTTTAGTGAAAGTGtgctcctgtaaaaagaaacatttatattcaagttgaatgctttgatatttgtacactggttgaaaatagcctcCCGTAACAGATCATAGTAAAgctgataaaaagttcatatcattaaacaattcattgTGTTCAGATATTTAATCCAAAAAGATCTCTGGTTAGCACCCTCCTTAAAACCAGGCAAACATAGAAGCATCAGAATCGAGAGTCATTAGGAACTGGAATTGAAATGAGGAACCGAAACCGGAATCGTTCAAGTTAAAACGATGTCCAACTGTAATTGTTAATCATATATTGTATTATGCTGCTGTTTATTTATTGCTATtgtgtcattgttgtatttccTTTTGTTTCCAGCATTTTTAGTAACTTGTCACATTTAATTTCCTTTCAACTGACATTGTTAAATAAGCACCATTTTAGGGTCTTATTCAGCCTTTAAAGTGCTGATTTAATGATTATTTCTACGTTGTTGTAGTACTGCATATTTTTCGTTTTAAGGAGCTATATAAGGTCACAACTTGTGACCTGCGGgctaaatgttttaaaatgtatcaaatgtttttaaaatgtatcaaaacCTTTTGTAATGTACTGAAATGTCTTCCTTTACTGAACATGAAGACCAAATCTAAGGAtggcaagaaactgaagaagaagaagaagcagccggtggaggtggaggaggtggcggtggaggtggaggtggaggaagATGCGGACTGTGAACCTCCTGCAccgaaaaagaagaagaaaaagaaaaaagaaaagcttgCAGAGGACCAAACAAATGAGCACATCGATGACGCCACAGACATGAATGGCAACATTGATGATGAGCCaccaaagaagaaaaagaaaaagaagaggaaagaagcAGATGAGGTGAGAATTGGTGCAccctttaaaaagtaaaaataaataccagCATGCTTTGTAGCATTGACGCTGTGAAAAAGCTTATTTGTAACTCGTTTAATTCTGGCTTTACTGTCTTGATTTTAGAttaaaaagaagcacaaagtcATTGCTGAAGCGGAAATCAACGGACATTCCATGCCAGAGACACCAGCTGAAACTCCCAACGTGACACCATCTCAGTCAAGTGGTGACTCAACCAGTGAGAGTGAAAAAGAAATTGTGAGATTCATCATCTTTAAAATAATATCATGGTTAAGAAAGTGATACTTCCATAGCTTTTTATATCTCTTAAAATAAGTAATTCaaagtcatttcatttttttcctcattggtTTTCAcatttaatgttctttttaaaagcGCTCACATTTGACTCGATGATTCTAATTGTTTAGGAGGAGACACCTGAGCAGAAAGAAGGGGCCTTCTCCAACTTCCGAATCTCTCAAGGCACCATTAAGAAGCTTAAAGGTACCAATCACATTTACTTTTACAGACCACACCAAAAAGTAGTGCAAGTTGTTGTGACTTTGTGTTCCCATAATTTGAACCAGAAATTTGCGAAAGAAAATTCCACAAAGTTCAATAAGTAGATCATCACTGATGGTGGTGGTTTTTAGGAATCATTTGGTGAAATTAGATACATCAAAGTGTTTTGGCAGCCCACTCAAAGATGTTGATGCGTCTTTTAACGTTAAGTTACCGTCTGGCGTTTACTAATTTTATACAAAATATAACTTGGTGTTTATATACTGGTACACTTATTCAACAGCTATTCTGACTTACTGTGGACGAGCTGCTGAATTACACACTACTGCTCGTTGTTTGTCTCCATATGCCATTCCATCTTCTTTCCCATattgaaatgtatttctttcCTCTTTCAGCTCGTGGTGTCTCTTACCTGTTTGACATCCAAGTGAAAACGTTTGACTCTGTGTATGATGGAGAAGATGTACTTGCCCAGGCCCGTACAGGAACAGGGAAGACCTTCTCCTTCGCCATTCCACTAGTGCAGAAGCTGCAGGACACTGCAGGGCCGCGGGCAAGAGGCCGTCCTCCCAAGGTATGCACACAGTACTTTACCCCGACAGAAGAGGAAATCCTCAAGGAGGCAAAAGGGCAAATGAAAAGGAAAGGCAAAACAGTCAGTCATTAAACAAAGAGAGAAAACTAGGCAAAGTATTGCAGAGACAATCTACAATACTTTGTGCGTAAGTAATACACAAATACCCACTCACTGCTCCGCAGAAACATCATAGTTACAATCCAAAAAGTTAATGTTATCTTTGTTGCTTATATAACATCAAGAACAGCGGTCTTCAGTAATACCAATGAACTCTTTGCTTTATTAGCATATCACCATTAGTCGCTTGTGGCTTCAACAGCGTGTAAGCGTCTGGTTTCCCCTTGAGCGCTGAGGCTTCTGGGTACTGTAGTACACATCCACaaccaacacaattaacatctcCAAAAAAGTAGTCACACTGTGATTATGAATCCATTGAAACtgtaggtgaaattgactgcagaCGTGAGTggaaattgtgtaaatgtaactcCATCAGACTGTATAACTCTTATCTTGTaggtgtgtatttgtatttatatgtgatgtgtattttatatatagtatgtgtaaTTGATCTACTAAATAACCTAATTATTGCAACATCATCtaaaacccttttgtgttcaatgatagaaatgaatgatgacaaatgttgaaataatggcAGTGGGTGTAGTTGAAAGTGATAATGTGTAGTGGGCAGTGGAATAATTATTGGTATCCATTTATGGTGACTGCTGATTGAGATAAGGGATGAGATGAAATAGATCCTGGACCTTAGCCTGGTCTGGCGCATTCTAAAtccacagaataaatctccatggtaccttatgtcagaacatatcccactttccactatcccacttttgtgcaactGGATCACGGGTAAGTTGAGCCAGGGTAACCAACATATCTCTGCTTAATCCCTTAGAGTTTTTTGCAATAGACCCACAAACCTCTTATCtactatgtgtttgtgtgcaggtgTTGGTGTTGGCTCCCACCAGAGAGTTGGCCATCCAGGTCGCTAAGGACTTTAAAGACATCTCCAAGAGACTTGCCATTTGCTGTTTCTATGGAGGCAGCTCATACACCCAACAGAGTAAGTTTACGCGCTTAATTTTGTATACATCATACATCCCCAAATtgatttactgtatgttatacatacaaaattaaagggatagtttggattttttgaaaTGAAGtaaatccccatcagcattgtagtccaataacagtgacttaccccccacttggtctcctaagtccagttctggttggattttggtgatgaacgTAGATCCGCTTggttgctggggacatttaagtaaggagtttggcttctcaaaacaatatgcattcaaaagagtaatacatttgcatcacaaaaatgccttctcaaaaaatctgacctcaaaAAACGCTTGcccttatatttgtctccccCCGTATCCCTTTGCagtgtcgcctgtgcattcatgtgtatgtgatgaagacgctcgtaaacaagatggccgcggcgctctgtcgcagaagagtggcattaccgtGATTTACATACACATGGACGCACAGGTGACAGTGCACAGGTATACaccgggagacaaatataacgcagtgttttgtgaggtcagattttttgggggggggagggcatttttgtaatgcaaatgttttacttttttgaacacattgttttgagaagccaaagtctttacttaattgtccccagcaactaagaggAACTACGTTCTttatcaccaaaatccgaccagaactggacttaggagaccagtTGGGGGTTAAGTCGCCGttgctggactacactgctgatgaggatgtcctacaacttcatggcaaaaaaatcagaactaacCTTTTAACATGTAAAAGTGAGTATAACTTTTGGCTGtcgttttaataaaaaatatacctcTACTCTGTTTGCAGTTGCTGCTATCCGTGGTGGGATTGATATTTTGGTAGGAACCCCTGGCCGTATCAAAGACCACATCCAGAATCATAAACTGGACCTCACTAAACTGAAGCATGTGGTTCTGGATGAAGTAGACCATATGCTGGACATGGGATTTGCTGAGCAAGTGGAAGAAATTATAGCCTCCTCCTATAAAAAAGGTATCACTGACTTTGTGAAAAATGTGATTTGcagcatttacttaaaattctAAATAAATTTTTCTGTTAAGGTGCGACAGATTAACCAATTTAGTGGTTTCTCGTGCATTTTATGAATACTGTAAAGAGTAACCTCTAAATAGTCTCTTTCCTGGAATTTAGAATTGTATGACCTTGAGAGGCACTGTCGCAATTTGTGTCTCATCCAAAACGATTGATTTCATATCTCCCTTGCAATGACAATAGTGCCTATATGTGCTTATGGCCATGTTCCACTTTAGATGGTGACACCAACCCCCAGACTCTGCTTTTTTCGGCCACCTGCCCCGAATGGGTCTATGATGTGGCCAAGAAATATATGAGACCAGAGTGCAAACATGTCGACCTGATTGGCAAGAAAACGCAGAAAGCTGCAATAACTGTCGAGGTAAGTGTGTGCTCAAATAGTAGAGGCAAGTTTCCAAGCATCATGGCTAAGGGTGGACATTGTAATTGATTACAATTTAAGAACCCTTGACTCTTGATTAATCgtgtcttgaagcaattgagaCAACATGatgtgcactacttggctgccaCCAGCAGTTGTACcgttgtttttgtctaaatttgcGGTTGAATGGGCACCACACCCGGGAGGCGACATTgcctctactccattcattttcaatggaacctgcgcgacaGGGCAATTATCATgtgtcaccgtccagccaagcgacacgtGAAATTCTTGCGTGTGAAAGTTAGTGTTCGTGCgtgtcatcgtgcacacgctgTCTTCCGACGAGATCCCAGAACGTTGAaaaatttccaacttttcattgctgttccccagacgaggaccaatcagcaggaGTTTCCTTGAGGGAACAGGATGTTAATCAGTACGTGAAAGTTGCCATGTCAGACTTCCCGGAGCTATTTAACATGTCTAAAAGAGAATATAGAGctataaagaaaaacacagcatgGGAACTCATCGGTGCCAGACGAAACATGTAGGGTacgtttacattcattttacaatgacatttatgtaagtttacctTCAATACTAGCAACATCCTGTACTAGCAAGAGGACTCTATCAACACcagccgcttttcctcctctgaattACTTTGACACCTCCAAATTCACTCCACATCTGACagtcaatcaaaaccgtgggagactctgACAATTCGCACTGGATGAGAACGTGTCactggtcacagccgctcgtcgcTTCCCGTGTGCATGGCTTGATACGTGTTTGCGATGAGTTTGGCCAATCGCAGTCGTTTGTCGCTTCCCGTGTGTAGCGCCCTGAAAGCAGTGAtttccgcgaccctagtgaggcaagccgaatagaaaatggatggatctatCCATGCaaaggacatactgtatagtgacaggcagaacaattaaatgctctTTCACCAGATGGCAGAAAGTACATACCGATAATTAACTTGTGTAACCACATTTCGACACTTCTACAACAGAACACGCTTAGTGGTATCTTCTAAAGTACAGTGCCTGACAAGTCTTGTTGCTTATCCAAGATGTAGTAGGAACAATAAATTACATCACTTTCAGTTGCTCATTTGGATTCAGAAATATCTTATATGAAACGCAAAAGCCTCTAGATTATGCTTAttatagcaaaataaagtcttatATTATTCATTGAGTTTATCAGTTTAATTAGGACGAAAAAGTCAGATGTTGAATACCAAAATAACGTCCGGTAGAAAGTATATTTTCCCTTGAAAACACAGACATGCTACAAAAACATCTGAACATAAATTCAGGGTGCCTTGGTAAGAAGAATTAATATTGTGTATGACTCCCATGAGCTTGGAGGACTTCATCCATATGTCCCGGCAATGACTCAAATAGCTTGTTGAAAAAATCATGTGGAATGGCAAAGAAAGCAGTCTTGCATGACTCAAGACTTCATGAAGATTCTTTGGTTTCCAAAACACCTCCTTCAGTCTAACCCTAAACATGCCCACAAATGTTCATGTCTGGTAACTGGCCCGGACAATTCTGGAGCCTCTTGACCTTTTTCACTATCATGAACTTTGATGTAGGGCTGAAGTATGAGAAGGAGCGCTATCCTGCTGAAGAATTTGGAAGGTACTGGGCAGCAGGAATTTAGAGCCACCTAAATAATGGTGTTGCATTTGCCAACGCCCACATCTTGCAGAAAGGATGAACAGTGGAAAGGTGGCAGGTTGATTTCGCTGATGAATCATTCGTTAAACTGCATCCCAATGACCGCAAATATAGTGGAGGAATATCATGGCTTGCGGTTACATCCAGTATAGGGGTGTGCAAGAGATCTGCAGAGTGGATGGTAACATCAACAGCCTAAAGTATCA
The sequence above is a segment of the Dunckerocampus dactyliophorus isolate RoL2022-P2 chromosome 3, RoL_Ddac_1.1, whole genome shotgun sequence genome. Coding sequences within it:
- the ddx21 gene encoding nucleolar RNA helicase 2 gives rise to the protein MPSKVMVESDKAMEEEVDAAVDVKVSKTKSKDGKKLKKKKKQPVEVEEVAVEVEVEEDADCEPPAPKKKKKKKKEKLAEDQTNEHIDDATDMNGNIDDEPPKKKKKKKRKEADEIKKKHKVIAEAEINGHSMPETPAETPNVTPSQSSGDSTSESEKEIEETPEQKEGAFSNFRISQGTIKKLKARGVSYLFDIQVKTFDSVYDGEDVLAQARTGTGKTFSFAIPLVQKLQDTAGPRARGRPPKVLVLAPTRELAIQVAKDFKDISKRLAICCFYGGSSYTQQIAAIRGGIDILVGTPGRIKDHIQNHKLDLTKLKHVVLDEVDHMLDMGFAEQVEEIIASSYKKDGDTNPQTLLFSATCPEWVYDVAKKYMRPECKHVDLIGKKTQKAAITVEHLAIECHWSQRTAVMGDVIQVYSGSHGKTILFCETKKEAHELSMNASIKQSAQSLHGDIPQKQRETTLNGFRNGLFEVLVATNVAARGLDIPEVDLVIQCSPPKDVESYIHRSGRTGRAGRTGVCICFYQRWEEDQLRHVENKANITFRRVGVPTANDIIKSSSKDALRFLDSVPAAAVGYFKESAEKLIQEKGAVDALAAALAHISGATTIEQRSLLNSDAGFTTMQLTCSQELQNLGYVWRSIKEQLGEEIENDIQRMTLLKGRTGVCFDVPADKVEEIQDTWSDGRRWQLTVATELPELEEKLYSNRDDRGFGDRRGGFRGGRGWSSWGSGGHGNGFRRSGSGGYGNSHGGYKRNFSEAFDY